A window of the Lolium perenne isolate Kyuss_39 chromosome 7, Kyuss_2.0, whole genome shotgun sequence genome harbors these coding sequences:
- the LOC127312929 gene encoding uncharacterized protein isoform X1, producing MGWIPRIGVGGALCVDVRARAVQERHRMLLQSAHISSPTGPLAAPCFFPSVTKASMGFVQRALVIRRCNRLFLPRAPLWTSLGAAPAGSFTSAPPLTSRARHSRSRPHQRAAPDVHQRRSEFLSALFQTTEQAAPHLQRGRLPEGSSTNAGPSLQCVLWATSGTTACSRYGRRCFLEAAFDHQKTSTNSPRVHRHHSGGYRQSGGSWKRSNAAVLCLLAVLLKLDDDVIDWNENDRIGAHTWTWMQVVEDIAGDLALPFNTKAIKWNISGVPQNKNIFGGRVHLMMWVVACGLRYAYG from the exons ATGGGATGGATACCCCGCATAGGTGTAGGCGGCGCTCTATGTGTGGACGTCCGAGCCAGAGCTGTGCAGGAGCGGCATAGGATGCTGCTCCAGAGCGCCCACATCTCCTCCCCAACTGGCCCGCTCGCCGCTCCTTGCTTCTTCCCGAGCGTCACGAAGGCCTCGATGGGCTTCGTCCAGCGCGCGCTTGTGATTCGGCGATGCAACCGCCTGTTCCTTCCGCGCGCCCCGCTGTGGACCTCCTTGGGCGCCGCACCGGCAGGGAGTTTCACCAGCGCGCCGCCCCTGACCTCGCGAGCACGCCACTCACGTTCGCGGCCTCACCAACGCGCTGCCCCCGATGTCCACCAGCGCCGCTCTGAATTCCTGAGCGCGTTGTTCCAGACTACCGAGCAAGCCGCTCCGCATCTCCAACGAGGAAGGCTGCCGGAGGGTTCTTCCACGAACGCTGGCCCCAG TCTGCAGTGTGTGCTCTGGGCAACCAGTGGAACCACCGCCTGCTCTAGATATGGGAGGCGTTGTTTCCTAGAAGCCGCCTTCGACCACCAGAAGACGAGCACAAACAGCCCGCGAGTTCATCGGCACCATAGCGGTGGATACCGTCAGAGCGGCGGTTCGTGGAAAAGGAGTAATGCTGCGGTGCTCTGCCTACTTGCCGTCTTGCTGAAGCTTGACGACGATGTCATCGATTGGAACGA AAATGATCGTATTGGAGCTCATACTTGGACATGGATGCAAGTGGTGGAAGACATTGCTGGAGATTTGGCACTCCCGTTCAATACCAAGGCAATCAAATGGAATATATCTGGTGTGCCTCAAAATAAAAAT atcTTCGGAGGAAGAGTCCATTTAATG ATGTGGGTAGTTGCCTGCGGACTGCGGTATGCATACGGGTGA
- the LOC127312929 gene encoding uncharacterized protein isoform X2 produces the protein MGWIPRIGVGGALCVDVRARAVQERHRMLLQSAHISSPTGPLAAPCFFPSVTKASMGFVQRALVIRRCNRLFLPRAPLWTSLGAAPAGSFTSAPPLTSRARHSRSRPHQRAAPDVHQRRSEFLSALFQTTEQAAPHLQRGRLPEGSSTNAGPRNDRIGAHTWTWMQVVEDIAGDLALPFNTKAIKWNISGVPQNKNIFGGRVHLMMWVVACGLRYAYG, from the exons ATGGGATGGATACCCCGCATAGGTGTAGGCGGCGCTCTATGTGTGGACGTCCGAGCCAGAGCTGTGCAGGAGCGGCATAGGATGCTGCTCCAGAGCGCCCACATCTCCTCCCCAACTGGCCCGCTCGCCGCTCCTTGCTTCTTCCCGAGCGTCACGAAGGCCTCGATGGGCTTCGTCCAGCGCGCGCTTGTGATTCGGCGATGCAACCGCCTGTTCCTTCCGCGCGCCCCGCTGTGGACCTCCTTGGGCGCCGCACCGGCAGGGAGTTTCACCAGCGCGCCGCCCCTGACCTCGCGAGCACGCCACTCACGTTCGCGGCCTCACCAACGCGCTGCCCCCGATGTCCACCAGCGCCGCTCTGAATTCCTGAGCGCGTTGTTCCAGACTACCGAGCAAGCCGCTCCGCATCTCCAACGAGGAAGGCTGCCGGAGGGTTCTTCCACGAACGCTGGCCCCAG AAATGATCGTATTGGAGCTCATACTTGGACATGGATGCAAGTGGTGGAAGACATTGCTGGAGATTTGGCACTCCCGTTCAATACCAAGGCAATCAAATGGAATATATCTGGTGTGCCTCAAAATAAAAAT atcTTCGGAGGAAGAGTCCATTTAATG ATGTGGGTAGTTGCCTGCGGACTGCGGTATGCATACGGGTGA